A region from the Corynebacterium halotolerans YIM 70093 = DSM 44683 genome encodes:
- a CDS encoding MraY family glycosyltransferase, producing MAAAAGVPLRELGLVILVAAAITYLTTGVIRSLMVRAGRVAEIRTRDVHTQPTPRLGGVAMFSGFLAAVFLAAQLPALTRGFMPITPEMNAVVWAAFAIVVVGVLDDLYELDAVTKLIGQLLSAITLSVLGLSWTLLYLPVGDGTTVVLDQVQATIVTTIFTVAVVNAINFVDGLDGLAAGLGMIAGGAILLFSLTVLHDQGGAVSAYPPAIIAAGLVGVCLGFLPHNFEPSRIFMGDSGSMLIGLLLAAASTSASGKINMSLYGTADIVALMSPIIVVAAAVFVPVLDLVLAVVRRLARGTSPFSADKMHLHHRLLSLGHTHRRTVLVLYLWVSVVAFGAVSFSVVPARWALIASVVAVVIAALVTLVPARAGKLGRGRSSTVVTHTEPE from the coding sequence ATGGCGGCCGCTGCCGGAGTTCCGCTGCGGGAGCTGGGACTGGTCATCCTGGTGGCGGCGGCCATCACCTACCTGACCACCGGCGTCATCCGCTCGCTGATGGTGCGGGCCGGCAGGGTCGCCGAGATCCGCACTCGTGACGTCCACACCCAGCCCACCCCGCGCCTCGGCGGGGTGGCGATGTTCTCCGGCTTCCTCGCGGCCGTCTTCCTCGCCGCGCAGCTGCCCGCCCTGACCCGCGGGTTCATGCCGATCACCCCGGAGATGAACGCGGTGGTGTGGGCGGCGTTCGCCATCGTGGTCGTCGGCGTGCTCGACGACCTCTACGAACTCGACGCGGTCACCAAACTGATCGGTCAGCTGCTCTCGGCGATCACGCTGAGCGTGCTGGGCCTGTCGTGGACGCTGCTCTACCTGCCCGTCGGGGACGGCACGACGGTGGTCCTCGACCAGGTCCAGGCCACCATCGTGACCACGATCTTCACCGTGGCGGTGGTCAACGCGATCAACTTCGTCGACGGTCTGGACGGACTGGCCGCGGGGCTGGGCATGATCGCCGGCGGGGCGATCCTGCTGTTCTCCCTGACCGTCCTCCACGACCAGGGCGGGGCGGTCTCCGCCTACCCGCCGGCGATCATCGCCGCCGGACTGGTGGGGGTGTGCCTGGGCTTTCTGCCCCACAACTTCGAGCCGTCGCGCATCTTCATGGGTGATTCCGGTTCGATGCTCATCGGCCTGCTGCTGGCGGCGGCGTCCACCTCGGCGTCGGGCAAGATCAACATGAGCCTCTACGGCACCGCCGACATCGTGGCCCTGATGAGCCCCATCATCGTGGTGGCCGCGGCGGTGTTCGTGCCCGTCCTCGACCTCGTGCTCGCCGTCGTGCGGCGCCTGGCGCGGGGTACCTCACCGTTCTCCGCGGACAAGATGCACCTGCACCACCGGCTGCTCTCGCTCGGCCACACCCACCGCCGCACCGTGCTGGTGCTCTACCTGTGGGTCTCGGTCGTGGCCTTCGGCGCGGTGAGTTTCTCGGTCGTGCCCGCCCGCTGGGCGCTGATCGCCTCGGTCGTGGCCGTCGTCATCGCCGCTCTGGTCACCCTGGTGCCGGCCCGTGCCGGCAAGCTGGGGCGGGGGAGGTCGAGCACCGTGGTCACCCACACCGAACCGGAATAG
- the atpD gene encoding F0F1 ATP synthase subunit beta encodes MTTALEEQNVQRASSAGRVVRVTGAVVDVEFPRGELPALYNALTVEVTLEAVAKTITLEVAQHLGDNLIRTVAMAPTDGLIRGATVTDTGNPISVPVGDVVKGHVFNALGDCLDEPGLGRDGEQWGIHRDPPPFDQLEGKTEILETGIKVIDLLTPYVKGGKIGLFGGAGVGKTVLIQEMITRIAREFSGTSVFAGVGERTREGTDLFLEMEEMGVLQDTALVFGQMDEPPGVRMRVALSGLTMAEYFRDVQHQDVLLFIDNIFRFTQAGSEVSTLLGRMPSAVGYQPTLADEMGVLQERITSTKGRSITSLQAVYVPADDYTDPAPATTFAHLDATTELDRSIASKGIYPAVNPLTSTSRILEPGIVGERHYAVAQRVIGILQKNKELQDIIAILGMDELGEEDKITVQRARRLERFLGQNFFVAEKFTGLPGSYVPLEHTIEAFERICDGDFDHYPEQAFNGLGGLDDVEAAYKKMTEK; translated from the coding sequence ATGACTACAGCTCTCGAAGAGCAGAACGTGCAGCGGGCGTCCAGCGCCGGCCGTGTCGTGCGCGTCACGGGTGCGGTCGTCGACGTGGAGTTCCCCCGCGGCGAGCTGCCCGCCCTGTACAACGCGCTGACTGTCGAGGTCACCCTCGAGGCAGTCGCCAAGACCATCACGCTCGAGGTCGCCCAGCACCTCGGCGACAACCTGATCCGTACCGTGGCCATGGCCCCGACCGACGGTCTCATCCGCGGCGCCACTGTCACGGACACCGGCAACCCGATCTCCGTCCCGGTCGGCGACGTCGTCAAGGGCCACGTGTTCAACGCCCTGGGTGACTGCCTCGACGAGCCGGGCCTCGGCCGCGACGGCGAGCAGTGGGGCATCCACCGCGACCCGCCGCCCTTCGACCAGCTCGAGGGCAAGACCGAGATCCTCGAGACCGGCATCAAGGTCATCGACCTGCTGACCCCGTACGTCAAGGGCGGCAAGATCGGCCTGTTCGGTGGCGCCGGCGTGGGCAAGACGGTCCTCATCCAGGAGATGATCACCCGTATCGCCCGCGAGTTCTCCGGTACCTCCGTGTTCGCCGGCGTCGGCGAGCGCACCCGTGAGGGCACCGACCTCTTCCTCGAGATGGAGGAGATGGGCGTTCTCCAGGACACCGCGCTGGTCTTCGGCCAGATGGACGAGCCCCCGGGAGTCCGTATGCGCGTGGCGCTGTCCGGTCTGACCATGGCGGAGTACTTCCGCGATGTCCAGCACCAGGACGTGCTGCTGTTCATCGACAACATCTTCCGTTTCACCCAGGCCGGCTCCGAGGTCTCGACCCTGCTGGGTCGTATGCCCTCCGCCGTCGGTTACCAGCCGACCCTGGCTGACGAGATGGGTGTCCTGCAGGAGCGAATCACCTCCACCAAGGGCCGTTCGATCACCTCCCTGCAGGCCGTCTACGTCCCCGCCGACGACTACACCGACCCGGCCCCGGCGACGACCTTCGCCCACCTGGATGCGACCACCGAGCTCGACCGCTCCATCGCGTCGAAGGGCATCTACCCGGCCGTGAACCCGCTGACCTCGACCTCCCGTATCCTCGAGCCGGGCATCGTCGGCGAGCGTCACTACGCGGTCGCGCAGCGCGTCATCGGTATCCTGCAGAAGAACAAGGAGCTGCAGGACATCATCGCCATCCTCGGTATGGACGAGCTGGGCGAGGAGGACAAGATCACCGTCCAGCGTGCCCGTCGTCTGGAGCGCTTCCTGGGCCAGAACTTCTTCGTCGCGGAGAAGTTCACCGGCCTGCCGGGCTCCTACGTCCCGCTGGAGCACACCATCGAGGCCTTCGAGCGCATCTGCGACGGCGACTTCGACCACTACCCGGAGCAGGCCTTCAACGGCCTGGGTGGCCTGGACGACGTCGAGGCCGCGTACAAGAAGATGACCGAGAAGTAG
- the prmC gene encoding peptide chain release factor N(5)-glutamine methyltransferase yields the protein MLGRALREAAARLHAAGVPSPAVDARLIAAHLLGVGPMEVLRHAEGPVPDGFDDAVARRAAREPLQHILGTAPFGPLDLAVGPGVFIPRPETEVLADWGVRRLAEVRGADAPRVVDLCTGTGALALYVAHARADAEVAAVEKQEIAHAWARRNIAALAPRVRLVRGDATDAGVLADWHGTCDLVLTNPPYVPETGDLDPEVYADPHEAVFAGESGMDVIDAMLPTIHALLKDGGAVGIEHDDSTSEQVRQAVRAHGGFHEPEVLTDLTGRARFVTASKLSD from the coding sequence GTGCTGGGCCGGGCGCTGCGTGAGGCCGCCGCACGGTTGCACGCGGCCGGGGTGCCGTCCCCGGCCGTCGACGCCCGTCTGATCGCCGCCCACCTGCTCGGGGTGGGCCCGATGGAGGTCCTCCGCCACGCCGAGGGCCCCGTGCCGGACGGCTTCGACGACGCCGTCGCCCGACGGGCCGCCCGCGAGCCGCTCCAGCACATCCTGGGAACCGCGCCCTTCGGCCCGCTCGACCTGGCGGTCGGTCCCGGGGTGTTCATCCCACGCCCCGAGACCGAGGTCCTCGCCGACTGGGGCGTGCGCCGGCTGGCGGAGGTCCGGGGTGCCGACGCCCCGCGGGTGGTCGATCTGTGCACCGGCACCGGCGCGCTGGCGCTGTATGTGGCGCACGCGCGGGCCGACGCCGAGGTCGCGGCCGTCGAGAAGCAGGAGATCGCCCACGCGTGGGCGCGGCGCAACATCGCCGCGCTCGCCCCGCGGGTGCGCCTCGTCCGGGGTGACGCCACCGACGCGGGCGTGCTCGCCGACTGGCACGGCACCTGCGACCTGGTGCTGACCAACCCGCCGTACGTGCCGGAGACCGGGGACCTCGACCCGGAGGTCTACGCCGACCCGCACGAGGCCGTCTTCGCCGGTGAGTCCGGTATGGACGTCATCGACGCGATGCTGCCCACGATCCACGCCCTGCTCAAGGACGGGGGAGCGGTGGGCATCGAACACGACGACTCCACCTCGGAACAGGTGCGGCAGGCGGTGCGTGCGCACGGTGGCTTCCATGAGCCGGAGGTGCTCACCGACCTGACCGGTCGGGCCCGGTTTGTCACCGCGAGTAAACTGTCTGACTGA
- the atpA gene encoding F0F1 ATP synthase subunit alpha: protein MAELTISSDEIRSAIANYTSSYSAEASREEVGVVISAADGIAQVSGLPSVMANELLEFPGGVIGVAQNLDTDSVGVVVLGNYETLTEGDEVKRTGEVLSIPVGEDFLGRVINPLGVPIDGLGAIAAEEDRVLELQAAGVLDRQPVEEPMQTGIKAIDAMTPIGRGQRQLIIGDRKTGKTAVCIDTILNQKANWESGDKDKQVRCIYVAIGQKGSTIAGVRKTLEEQGALEYTTIVAAPASDSAGFKWLAPFAGAALGQHWMYQGNHVLVIYDDLTKQAEAYRAISLLLRRPPGREAYPGDVFYLHSRLLERAAKLNDELGAGSMTALPIIETKANDVSAFIPTNVISITDGQVFLESDLFNQGIRPAINVGVSVSRVGGAAQTKGMKKVAGSLRLDLAAYRDLEAFATFASDLDSASKAQLERGQRLVELLKQSESSPQAVEFQMVSIFLANEGVFDVVPVEDVRRFEFELHEYLNANTPQVFEQIAGGAALSDESKEALLGAADEFSRTFQTSEGRPVINEQDAEALSGDEVKKTQLNVPRKTAKK from the coding sequence ATGGCGGAGCTGACGATCTCCTCCGATGAGATCCGTAGCGCGATAGCGAACTACACCTCGAGCTACTCCGCGGAGGCCTCCCGTGAGGAGGTCGGCGTGGTCATTTCGGCGGCGGACGGTATTGCCCAGGTTTCGGGGCTCCCGTCTGTCATGGCGAATGAGCTCCTCGAATTCCCGGGCGGCGTCATCGGCGTCGCGCAGAACCTCGACACCGACTCCGTCGGCGTCGTGGTCCTGGGTAACTACGAGACCCTCACGGAGGGCGACGAGGTCAAGCGGACGGGCGAGGTCCTGTCCATCCCGGTCGGCGAGGATTTCCTCGGCCGAGTGATCAACCCCCTGGGCGTGCCGATCGACGGTCTCGGCGCCATCGCGGCGGAAGAGGACCGCGTCCTCGAGCTGCAGGCCGCCGGCGTGCTCGACCGCCAGCCGGTCGAGGAGCCGATGCAGACCGGCATCAAGGCCATCGATGCGATGACCCCGATCGGCCGTGGTCAGCGTCAGCTGATCATCGGCGACCGTAAGACCGGTAAGACCGCGGTGTGCATCGACACCATCCTCAACCAGAAGGCCAACTGGGAGTCCGGCGACAAGGACAAGCAGGTCCGCTGCATCTACGTCGCGATCGGTCAGAAGGGCTCCACCATCGCCGGCGTGCGCAAGACGCTGGAGGAGCAGGGCGCCCTGGAGTACACGACGATCGTCGCGGCTCCGGCCTCCGACTCCGCCGGTTTCAAGTGGCTGGCCCCGTTCGCCGGTGCCGCCCTGGGTCAGCACTGGATGTACCAGGGCAACCACGTTCTGGTCATCTACGATGATCTGACCAAGCAGGCCGAGGCCTACCGTGCGATCTCCCTGCTGCTGCGCCGCCCGCCGGGCCGTGAGGCCTACCCGGGTGACGTGTTCTACCTGCACTCCCGTCTGCTGGAGCGCGCCGCCAAGCTCAACGACGAGCTGGGCGCCGGCTCGATGACCGCACTGCCGATCATCGAGACCAAGGCGAACGACGTGTCGGCCTTCATTCCGACCAACGTCATCTCCATCACCGACGGCCAGGTCTTCCTCGAGTCCGACCTGTTCAACCAGGGCATCCGTCCGGCCATCAACGTCGGTGTCTCCGTCTCCCGTGTCGGTGGCGCCGCCCAGACCAAGGGCATGAAGAAGGTCGCCGGTTCGCTGCGTCTGGACCTGGCCGCCTACCGTGACCTCGAGGCCTTCGCGACCTTCGCGTCCGACCTGGACTCCGCCTCCAAGGCTCAGCTGGAGCGCGGTCAGCGCCTGGTCGAGCTGCTGAAGCAGTCCGAGTCTTCCCCGCAGGCGGTGGAGTTCCAGATGGTCTCCATCTTCCTGGCGAACGAGGGTGTCTTCGACGTCGTTCCCGTCGAGGACGTCCGTCGCTTCGAGTTCGAGCTGCACGAGTACCTCAACGCGAACACCCCGCAGGTCTTCGAGCAGATCGCCGGTGGCGCCGCGCTGTCCGACGAGTCCAAGGAGGCCCTCCTGGGCGCGGCCGACGAGTTCAGCCGCACCTTCCAGACCTCTGAGGGCCGTCCGGTCATCAACGAGCAGGACGCCGAGGCGCTCTCCGGCGACGAGGTCAAGAAGACCCAGCTCAACGTCCCCCGCAAGACGGCCAAGAAGTAG
- a CDS encoding ATP synthase F0 subunit C, which translates to MNEIILAQDAAAAAPNLGAVGYGIATIGPGLGIGILVGKALEGMARQPEMAGQLRTTMFLGIAFVEALALIGLVAGFLFTN; encoded by the coding sequence ATGAACGAGATCATCCTCGCCCAGGACGCTGCCGCCGCCGCCCCTAACCTCGGCGCTGTCGGCTACGGCATTGCCACCATCGGCCCGGGCCTCGGCATCGGCATCCTCGTCGGCAAGGCTCTGGAGGGCATGGCCCGCCAGCCCGAGATGGCCGGCCAGCTCCGCACCACCATGTTCCTGGGTATCGCCTTCGTTGAGGCCCTGGCCCTCATCGGCCTGGTCGCCGGCTTCCTGTTCACCAACTAA
- the atpB gene encoding F0F1 ATP synthase subunit A — MKGEFHAPDLDSEFFPGETYGDMILTDFANGWFALDRLMLIRILMTVILAVLFIVAMRNPKLVPRGLQNFAELALDFVRVHIAEDILGKKEGRRFLPVIATIFFAVLAMNIPAVIPGLNVSPNARIGMPIALAILGYVTMIYAGAKRYGFFKFMKSSVVIPNLPPALHILVVPIEFFSTFIMRPVTLALRLMANFLAGHLILVLLFSATNFFFWQMNGWTAMAGVTQIAAIAFTLYECIIIFLQAYIFALLVAVYIELSLHADSH; from the coding sequence ATGAAGGGTGAGTTCCACGCACCCGACCTGGATTCAGAATTTTTCCCGGGGGAAACCTACGGCGACATGATACTGACCGATTTCGCCAACGGTTGGTTCGCGCTTGACCGCCTCATGTTGATCCGCATTCTGATGACGGTGATCCTCGCCGTCCTGTTTATCGTCGCCATGCGGAACCCCAAGCTGGTTCCGCGTGGGCTGCAGAACTTCGCAGAGCTCGCTCTTGACTTCGTGCGGGTGCACATCGCCGAGGACATTCTCGGCAAGAAGGAGGGGCGCCGGTTCCTGCCGGTCATCGCCACCATCTTCTTCGCCGTCCTGGCGATGAACATCCCCGCGGTCATTCCGGGTTTGAACGTCTCGCCTAACGCGCGTATCGGCATGCCGATCGCCCTGGCGATTCTGGGATACGTCACGATGATCTACGCCGGCGCCAAGCGCTACGGCTTCTTCAAGTTCATGAAGTCCTCCGTGGTCATCCCGAACCTCCCCCCGGCCCTCCACATCCTGGTGGTGCCGATCGAGTTCTTCTCGACGTTCATCATGCGTCCGGTCACTCTCGCGCTTCGTCTCATGGCGAACTTCCTTGCGGGACACCTCATCTTGGTTCTACTGTTCTCTGCCACTAACTTCTTCTTCTGGCAGATGAACGGCTGGACCGCGATGGCTGGAGTGACTCAGATTGCAGCAATCGCATTCACGCTGTACGAGTGCATCATCATCTTCCTGCAGGCCTACATCTTCGCCCTGCTGGTCGCGGTGTACATCGAGCTGTCGTTGCATGCGGACTCGCACTGA
- a CDS encoding F0F1 ATP synthase subunit B, which yields MTNVIYYLAQEAETFPMEGGNSILLPKTYDIVWSIIPLVVILLIFWKFVLPKFQEVLTEREDRIKGGIQRAEAAQAEAKAALEKYNAQLAEARAEAAEIREQAREKGKQIEADMKAKASEESNRIIESGEKQLQAQREQVVVELRKEMGQNSINLAERLLGGELSDATKRSGTIDSFLSDLDTVAPAGK from the coding sequence ATGACGAACGTCATCTACTACCTTGCGCAGGAGGCGGAGACCTTTCCCATGGAAGGCGGCAACTCCATTCTCCTGCCCAAGACCTACGACATCGTCTGGTCCATCATTCCGCTCGTCGTCATCCTGCTCATCTTCTGGAAGTTTGTGCTTCCGAAGTTCCAGGAGGTCCTGACCGAGCGTGAGGACCGGATCAAGGGCGGCATTCAGCGCGCCGAGGCTGCTCAGGCTGAGGCCAAGGCTGCACTTGAGAAGTACAACGCGCAGCTCGCCGAGGCCCGTGCCGAGGCAGCCGAGATCCGCGAACAGGCCCGCGAGAAGGGCAAGCAGATCGAGGCCGACATGAAGGCCAAGGCGTCCGAGGAGAGCAACCGCATCATCGAGTCCGGTGAGAAGCAGCTGCAGGCCCAGCGTGAGCAGGTCGTGGTTGAGCTTCGCAAGGAGATGGGACAGAACTCGATCAACCTGGCCGAGCGCCTGCTCGGTGGCGAGCTTTCCGACGCCACCAAGCGCTCCGGCACGATTGACTCGTTCCTGTCCGACCTCGACACCGTGGCACCGGCAGGAAAGTGA
- the prfA gene encoding peptide chain release factor 1, whose product MAGQVSAVDDIVSEYQGLEAQLSDPTLHEDPGAYRRVSKRYSELQPIINVSNQLNQVRDDLEAAREMADEDAEFAAEAARLAEQEVELEEKLADLLAPRDPHDGDDIIMEIKAGAGGEEAALFAGDLARMYERYADKHGFTWEVIGLSESDLGGIKDMTLSIKSKQPSRDGAWSVFKFEGGVHRVQRVPVTESQGRIQTSAAGVLVYPEPDEVEAVEINEKDLRVDVYRSSGKGGQGVNTTDSAVRLTHLPTGIVVTCQNERSQIQNKARAMQVLAARLEQMEREKAEAEAAEGRAAQVRTMDRSERIRTYNWPENRISDHRIGFKANNLDSVLDGNMDDLLTALKDAERAERLEAE is encoded by the coding sequence ATGGCAGGACAGGTTTCCGCGGTCGACGACATCGTCTCCGAGTACCAGGGACTTGAGGCACAGCTGTCCGATCCGACGTTGCACGAGGATCCGGGGGCCTACCGCCGCGTGTCCAAGCGCTACTCCGAGCTGCAGCCGATCATCAACGTCAGCAACCAGCTCAACCAGGTCCGCGATGACCTGGAGGCCGCCCGCGAGATGGCCGACGAGGACGCCGAGTTCGCCGCCGAGGCCGCGCGTCTGGCCGAGCAGGAGGTGGAGCTGGAGGAGAAGCTCGCCGACCTGCTGGCACCCCGCGACCCGCACGACGGCGACGACATCATCATGGAGATCAAGGCCGGCGCCGGCGGTGAGGAGGCCGCGCTGTTCGCCGGCGACCTCGCCCGCATGTACGAGCGCTACGCCGACAAGCACGGCTTTACCTGGGAGGTTATCGGTCTCTCGGAGTCGGATCTCGGTGGAATCAAGGACATGACCTTGTCCATCAAGTCCAAGCAGCCGTCCCGGGACGGCGCATGGAGCGTGTTCAAGTTCGAGGGCGGTGTCCACCGCGTCCAGCGTGTGCCCGTGACCGAGTCGCAGGGACGCATCCAGACCTCCGCCGCCGGCGTGCTCGTCTACCCCGAGCCCGACGAGGTCGAGGCCGTGGAGATCAACGAGAAGGATCTGCGCGTCGACGTCTACCGCTCCTCCGGCAAGGGCGGCCAGGGCGTGAACACCACCGACTCGGCCGTGCGCCTGACCCACCTGCCCACCGGCATCGTGGTCACCTGCCAGAACGAGCGCTCCCAGATCCAGAACAAGGCGCGCGCCATGCAGGTGCTCGCCGCTCGCCTGGAGCAGATGGAGCGCGAGAAGGCCGAGGCCGAGGCCGCCGAGGGGCGGGCCGCGCAGGTGCGCACCATGGACCGCTCCGAGCGCATCCGCACCTACAACTGGCCGGAGAACCGCATCTCCGACCACCGCATCGGCTTCAAGGCCAACAACCTCGACTCCGTCCTCGACGGCAACATGGACGATCTGCTGACCGCCCTGAAGGACGCCGAGCGGGCCGAGCGCCTCGAGGCGGAATAG
- a CDS encoding F0F1 ATP synthase subunit gamma, which translates to MANLRELRDRIRSVNSTKKITKAQELIATSRITKAQARVAASLPYAHELSNVMERLAAASTLDHPMLREREDGKVAAVLVVTSDRGMAGGYNYNVFKKAAELEKMLGEAGYEVVRYVTGSKGVGYYQFREEPVAGAWTGFSQDPSWEATHDVRRHLIDGFIAGSTGEAKYREGLNSGEDTPVRGFDQVHVVYTEFESMLSQHPRAQQLLPIEPVIQEEEMELGESALEDRGSDLAPDYDFEPDADTLLGELLPKYVSRSLFAMFLEASAAESASRRNAMKSATDNATELVHDLSRVANQARQAQITQEITEIVGGAGALAESGESD; encoded by the coding sequence ATGGCTAATCTTCGCGAATTGCGTGACCGCATCCGGTCCGTCAACTCGACCAAGAAGATCACCAAGGCTCAGGAGCTGATCGCCACCTCGCGCATCACCAAGGCGCAGGCCCGGGTTGCTGCCTCGCTGCCGTACGCCCACGAGCTGTCGAACGTCATGGAGCGGCTGGCCGCTGCGAGCACCCTGGATCACCCCATGCTCCGAGAGCGTGAGGACGGGAAGGTCGCCGCTGTCCTGGTGGTGACCTCCGACCGAGGCATGGCCGGTGGCTACAACTACAACGTGTTCAAGAAGGCCGCCGAGCTCGAGAAGATGCTCGGGGAGGCCGGCTACGAGGTTGTCCGTTACGTCACGGGCAGCAAGGGCGTCGGCTACTACCAGTTCCGTGAGGAACCGGTCGCCGGTGCCTGGACCGGGTTCTCACAGGACCCGTCCTGGGAGGCCACCCATGACGTGCGCCGCCACCTGATCGACGGCTTCATCGCCGGTTCGACCGGTGAGGCGAAGTACCGGGAGGGCCTGAACTCCGGGGAGGACACCCCGGTGCGCGGCTTCGACCAGGTCCACGTGGTCTACACCGAGTTCGAGTCCATGCTGAGCCAGCACCCGCGCGCCCAGCAGCTCCTGCCGATCGAGCCCGTCATCCAGGAAGAGGAGATGGAGCTCGGCGAGAGCGCGCTGGAGGATCGCGGGAGCGACCTCGCCCCGGACTACGACTTCGAGCCGGACGCGGACACGCTGCTCGGTGAGCTGCTGCCCAAGTACGTCTCGCGCAGCCTGTTCGCGATGTTCCTCGAGGCCTCGGCCGCCGAGTCGGCGTCCCGCCGCAACGCGATGAAGTCTGCGACCGACAACGCGACCGAGCTGGTCCATGACCTCTCGCGCGTGGCCAACCAGGCCCGCCAGGCGCAGATCACCCAGGAAATCACAGAGATCGTCGGTGGCGCTGGCGCGCTCGCCGAAAGCGGAGAAAGTGACTAG
- a CDS encoding F0F1 ATP synthase subunit delta, with amino-acid sequence MHAASREALAQLESHLDGVISRSDNAVAISAQTGTELFDVVEVLDGDRALRVAVAEASAPAEQRTGLIRAVFGGKVADTTLEVLREAAGRIWSSPREFRAGLVSLGRRALLRGAETQGQLGQVEDELFRLSRILEQEGQLTQLLSDRNTESTRRRGLLANVLYGKVTMVTEALALQVIGRPEHNPADDIADLAAMAAQLQGRSVAHVVAAAELNEVQQAALAEKLGRIYGRAMSIHSEVDPSLLGGMTIRVEDEIIDGSTAGKIARMRASLV; translated from the coding sequence ATGCACGCAGCGAGCCGCGAAGCACTAGCACAGCTCGAGTCCCACCTGGACGGAGTCATCTCCAGGTCCGACAATGCCGTGGCCATCTCCGCACAGACCGGCACCGAACTGTTCGACGTCGTCGAGGTTCTCGACGGCGACCGCGCCCTGCGTGTCGCAGTCGCCGAGGCCTCCGCCCCGGCCGAGCAGCGCACGGGCCTGATCCGGGCCGTGTTCGGTGGCAAGGTCGCTGACACCACCCTCGAGGTGCTGCGCGAGGCCGCCGGCCGCATCTGGTCGAGCCCGCGGGAGTTCCGTGCCGGCCTGGTCTCCCTCGGTCGTCGTGCACTGCTGCGCGGTGCCGAGACCCAGGGCCAGCTGGGCCAGGTCGAGGACGAGCTCTTCCGCCTCAGCCGCATTCTGGAGCAGGAGGGCCAGCTGACCCAGCTGCTCTCCGACCGGAACACGGAGTCCACGCGCAGGCGTGGGCTGCTGGCGAACGTGCTCTACGGCAAGGTCACCATGGTCACCGAGGCGCTCGCGCTGCAGGTGATCGGTCGCCCGGAGCACAACCCGGCCGACGACATCGCCGATCTGGCGGCCATGGCAGCACAGCTGCAGGGCCGTTCGGTCGCGCATGTTGTCGCAGCGGCAGAGCTGAATGAGGTCCAGCAGGCGGCGCTCGCCGAGAAGCTGGGACGGATTTACGGTCGTGCGATGTCCATCCACTCTGAGGTTGACCCCAGCCTCCTCGGTGGCATGACCATCCGCGTCGAGGACGAGATCATCGACGGCAGCACCGCGGGCAAGATCGCCCGCATGCGCGCCTCGCTTGTCTAG
- a CDS encoding L-threonylcarbamoyladenylate synthase, with amino-acid sequence MSRIHSCADETSRAEGIRAAVDAVKGGRLVVLPTDTLYGLGCDAFDNNAVANLLATKHRGPDMPVPVLIGSWDTIQGLVREYTAQARTLVEAFWPGGLSIVVPQAPSLPWNLGDTRGTVMLRMPLHPVAIELLREVGPMAVSSANISGKQPPTTAIAAKQQLGSAVSVYLDGGETPVGKPSSIVDLSGPTPRLLREGAISAERIGEVIGVSPETLRGAD; translated from the coding sequence GTGAGCAGAATCCATTCCTGCGCCGACGAAACCAGCCGCGCCGAAGGCATACGGGCGGCGGTCGACGCCGTCAAGGGCGGGCGCCTGGTGGTCCTGCCCACCGACACCCTCTACGGGCTCGGCTGCGACGCCTTCGACAACAACGCCGTGGCCAACCTGCTGGCCACCAAGCACCGCGGCCCCGACATGCCGGTGCCCGTGCTCATCGGCTCCTGGGACACCATCCAGGGCCTGGTCCGCGAGTACACCGCCCAGGCCCGCACCCTGGTCGAGGCGTTCTGGCCGGGTGGGCTGTCCATCGTCGTCCCGCAGGCGCCGAGCCTGCCGTGGAACCTCGGCGACACCCGCGGCACCGTGATGCTGCGCATGCCGCTGCACCCCGTGGCCATCGAGCTGCTGCGCGAGGTCGGCCCGATGGCCGTGTCCTCGGCGAACATCTCCGGTAAGCAGCCGCCGACCACCGCGATCGCGGCCAAGCAGCAGCTGGGCTCCGCCGTGTCGGTCTACCTCGACGGCGGTGAAACGCCCGTCGGCAAGCCGTCGAGCATCGTCGACCTGTCCGGCCCCACCCCGCGCCTGCTGCGTGAGGGTGCGATCAGCGCCGAGCGCATCGGTGAGGTCATCGGCGTGTCCCCGGAGACCCTGCGGGGCGCCGACTAG